A window of Candidatus Sulfotelmatobacter sp. genomic DNA:
ACATGGACGCGCTGCCGATCGAGGAAGAGAACGACGTCCCCTACCGCAGCGAGAACGTCGGCACGATGCACGCCTGCGGCCACGACGGGCACGTCGCGATGCTGCTGGGCGCGGCCAAAGCGGTGGTCGCGCGCCGCGACGAGGTTGCCGGCACCGTCTGCTTCTTGTTCCAGCCGGCCGAGGAAGGCAAAGGCGGCGCGCGCGCGATGGTCGAGGACGGCGTGCTCGAGCGGTTCGGCATCGAGCGCGCGTACGGATTGCACCTGGCCTCGTCGCTGGCGGTCGGGCGCGTCGGCTTCCACGAGGGTCCGTTCTACGCGTCGAGCGACTCGATCGAGATCACGATCGAAGGCAAAGGCGGTCACGGTGCGGCGCCGCACCTCTCGATCGACCCGGTCTACACCGCGGCCGAGTTCGTCGTCGCGGTGCAGCAGATCGTCTCGCGCAACGTCGACCCGGTCGAGCCCGCGGTCATCACGATCGGCGCGATCCACGGCGGCACGACGCACAACGTGATCCCCTCGCGGGTGAAGCTGCTCGGGACGGTGCGCGCATTCGATGCCGGCGTGCGCGAGGCGATGGCCGAGCGCATCGAGCGCGTGCTGCGCGGTATCTGCGAGTCGACCGGCGCGACCTACGCGTTCGAGTACGTCTGGCGCTACCCGGTGACCTCGAACGACGTCGAGCAGACGCGCTACGCGCGCGCGTTGGCGACGCAGGTCGTCGGTGAAGGACTCGTCTCCGACGTGCCGCGGCTGATGGGCGCCGAGGACTTCTCGTTCTTCGCCGAGCGCGTGCCGGCGTGTTTCTTCACCATCGGCAGCAAGGGCGGCGTGCAGAGCGGGTTCCCGCACCACCACGCGCGCTTCGACGTCGACGAGTCGGGCTTCGCCTCCGGCGTCGCGATGATGACCGCCTTAGCGCTCGACGCGCCGCTGCACTCGCCTTAGTGGCTTCGGCTGCGCCGAAGCCTTCGCGGTCCTCGCTTCGCTGCGGTCCGCCCGTTAATTCGTCGAGGGGCTCATGACGCGGCGCTCGCGGATCTCTGCCGGCGGTCGCGGGTAGCGGCTGCCCAGGATCTCGCGCAGCGTCGTCTGACAGCCGCAGACCCGTGAGGGGACGCCGCGGCCGAGCAGCAGGGCTCGGCACCCGTCGAGGTGGTGCAGGGACGCTCGGTGACCGCAGTCCTCGCAGAGGGGCGGCAACAGGGGGGGTACGTCGCGCTCGTTCACGCCCCCACGGTAAGGGACGTCGATTTCGGAGCGCTTACGTGGCGCTTACGGCCACCCGCGGTGGCGGTGCCAGTTGGGCGACCAGCCCGCCGCGCATGGCGACGGTCGCCGCCCCGACCGCCCCGGCGTCGTTGCCGAGGGTGGCCCGGACGATGCGCGTGGTCCCGCGGGGGACGGTGACCGTCTTGGCCTCGACCAGCGGGCGGATGCGCTCGAGCATGAAGTCGCCGGCGCTCGAGACGCCGCCGCCCAGCGCGATGACCTCCGGGTTCACGAACGCGATCACGTTGGCCAGCCCCAGCGCGAGGTCGTCGCAGAAAGCTGCCCAGGCGGCCGACCCGTGCGGGTCGCCGGCCTGCGCGGCCTTGCGGATCGCCTTGGAGCCGAGCTTCTCGCGCGGGACGTCGAGCAGCGTGCTGCGCGGGAACGAGGGCGCCAGCCGCATGGCGTGCCGGATCAGCCCCGTCCCCGAGGCCTGCGCTTCGAAGCACCCGACCTTGCCGCACGTGCACGTGAAGCCGCTCTCGGGCCGGATCTGATGGTGGCCGAACTCGCCGGCGCCCATCTGCGCGCCCAGCAGCAAGTTGCCGCCCGCGACGATCCCGCCGCCGATCCCCGTCCCCAGCGTGAGCATCACGAAGTTCTCGGTGCCCTGGCCGACGCCGTGCACGAACTCGCCCAGCGTCGCACAGCGCGCGTCGTTGGCGACGAAGATCGGCAGCTTGGGGAAGGCGTCGCGCACGCGCTGGCCCAGCGGGACGTTCTCCCAGCCGAAGTTGGGCGACCAGCGGATGGTCCCGCTGGCGGGATCGATGTTGCCCGGCGAGCCGATACCGATGCCGGCCACGTCGTACTTGCTGGCGTCGAGCGCGCTCTTCACCACCTCGGCCAAGGTCGCGAGGACGGCGTCGGGGGCGTGATCGGAAATGTCCTGCTCCGCTCGGTTGTGGATCCGGCCGGTTTCGTCGACGACGGCCGCCATCACGTGCGAGCCGCCCAGGTCGACGCCGATCGCGCCGCGTGCCATCAGTCCGTCCTCCGCGCAAGGTGGTGAGACACGCCGCCCATTCTCCGAACCGCCGGGTTCTCCGCCGTCGGGACCGAAAGAATCGGCACCATGCAGGAGACGATCGATCTCATAGCCCACCGCGAGCTTCGCAACTTGCGGCGCTATACCCGTGAGACGGGGCAACCGACGACGCTCGCGCAGCTGGATCTCGAGCCGATGACGTCGGTCCAGAACATCGAGATCGACGAAGAGCACATCACGATCCAGTACAACAAGAAGACGGTGCGCAACTACAACGCCAACTCCATCACGCAAAAGGAGTGGTGTTACAAGTACAACGACGATGCCGAGTTCGTCGCCGCCGTCCGCAACG
This region includes:
- a CDS encoding ROK family protein, translating into MARGAIGVDLGGSHVMAAVVDETGRIHNRAEQDISDHAPDAVLATLAEVVKSALDASKYDVAGIGIGSPGNIDPASGTIRWSPNFGWENVPLGQRVRDAFPKLPIFVANDARCATLGEFVHGVGQGTENFVMLTLGTGIGGGIVAGGNLLLGAQMGAGEFGHHQIRPESGFTCTCGKVGCFEAQASGTGLIRHAMRLAPSFPRSTLLDVPREKLGSKAIRKAAQAGDPHGSAAWAAFCDDLALGLANVIAFVNPEVIALGGGVSSAGDFMLERIRPLVEAKTVTVPRGTTRIVRATLGNDAGAVGAATVAMRGGLVAQLAPPPRVAVSAT
- a CDS encoding amidohydrolase — protein: MLAVDPSAELMAEVVATRRDLHRHPEQGFEEIRTAGIVAERLRALSLEVHTGIGKTGVVGVLRGNRPGKTIMLRADMDALPIEEENDVPYRSENVGTMHACGHDGHVAMLLGAAKAVVARRDEVAGTVCFLFQPAEEGKGGARAMVEDGVLERFGIERAYGLHLASSLAVGRVGFHEGPFYASSDSIEITIEGKGGHGAAPHLSIDPVYTAAEFVVAVQQIVSRNVDPVEPAVITIGAIHGGTTHNVIPSRVKLLGTVRAFDAGVREAMAERIERVLRGICESTGATYAFEYVWRYPVTSNDVEQTRYARALATQVVGEGLVSDVPRLMGAEDFSFFAERVPACFFTIGSKGGVQSGFPHHHARFDVDESGFASGVAMMTALALDAPLHSP